The Enterobacter asburiae genome window below encodes:
- a CDS encoding sensor domain-containing diguanylate cyclase produces MALHSKKLSFTRPIMLSFAGILCSFAVIAIAVTLSQRKDFLEDYHQINSNFTHNLAVNYTESILRENDYILGRSAMYFARDDRLNETLNVNPTQGLQMMMHLQNLMPTVSSISLADTQGHYLRAPEVLPTEKSKTFDPRKRPWFIAQAEASIFSHYTRPYMDYFTGHPTVTLYKPLISPEGRLKGTIAFHLDLTSMGFTLRQMVAPVQGEFFVVERDGAVVLHPDTGALFKQYVSEALMDKMTSGEGHLYDKKSNAWYYYYSFTNPDWFVIYRVSGETLTDITRHETTIVGWGFALAAIIIILFGLYLRHASRTVLMHIINAIKTGDVSEAPRLEAMLSHTIQSNKEREMAYVRQATHDALTGCKNRRAFDSDIAELLNAQQPFAMALVDIDNFKSINDTLGHLTGDIVLRNVAREGIQIMQPHHVSLYRYGGEEFAVIFQAEQMTSALSLLEAWRTAVEKRVWREENLRVTFSGGLGEWHFEPLEQFVGSVDNALYSAKQQGKNRINRTSIS; encoded by the coding sequence ATGGCACTTCACAGCAAAAAGCTCTCTTTTACCCGGCCAATCATGCTCAGCTTCGCGGGGATCCTCTGCAGTTTTGCGGTGATCGCGATCGCGGTGACGCTTTCGCAACGAAAAGATTTTCTTGAGGATTATCACCAGATCAACAGCAATTTCACGCACAACCTGGCGGTGAACTACACCGAGTCTATCCTGCGTGAAAACGACTATATCCTGGGCCGTTCCGCGATGTACTTTGCCCGCGACGACAGGCTAAACGAGACGCTCAACGTTAACCCGACGCAGGGGCTGCAGATGATGATGCATTTGCAAAACCTGATGCCGACCGTATCCTCCATCTCGCTGGCGGACACGCAGGGGCATTATCTCCGCGCGCCGGAAGTGCTACCCACGGAGAAGAGTAAAACCTTCGATCCCCGGAAGCGGCCGTGGTTTATCGCGCAGGCCGAAGCCAGTATCTTCAGCCACTATACTCGCCCGTACATGGACTACTTCACCGGCCATCCGACGGTCACACTTTATAAACCCTTAATTTCACCCGAAGGCAGACTGAAGGGAACGATCGCGTTTCATCTCGACTTGACGTCAATGGGCTTTACACTGCGTCAGATGGTGGCGCCCGTTCAGGGAGAATTCTTCGTCGTTGAACGCGACGGCGCCGTTGTGCTTCACCCGGATACAGGCGCGCTCTTCAAACAGTACGTGAGCGAAGCGCTGATGGACAAAATGACCAGCGGCGAAGGCCACCTTTACGACAAAAAAAGCAACGCCTGGTATTACTACTACTCATTTACCAATCCGGACTGGTTTGTCATCTACCGGGTCTCTGGCGAGACGCTCACCGATATCACCCGCCACGAAACAACGATTGTTGGCTGGGGGTTTGCGCTGGCGGCCATTATCATCATCCTCTTCGGCTTATACCTTCGCCACGCCTCGCGTACCGTGCTGATGCACATTATCAATGCCATCAAAACCGGCGACGTCAGCGAGGCGCCACGCTTGGAAGCGATGCTGAGCCATACTATCCAGTCCAACAAAGAGCGTGAGATGGCCTATGTGCGCCAGGCCACTCACGATGCGCTGACGGGCTGTAAAAACCGCCGCGCGTTCGATAGCGATATCGCGGAGCTGCTGAATGCCCAGCAGCCCTTCGCGATGGCGCTGGTGGACATTGATAACTTCAAGTCGATTAACGACACGCTGGGCCACCTGACCGGTGATATCGTTCTGCGCAACGTGGCCCGCGAAGGGATCCAGATCATGCAGCCACATCACGTCTCGCTTTACCGGTACGGTGGAGAAGAGTTTGCGGTAATTTTCCAGGCTGAGCAGATGACGTCTGCGCTCTCATTGCTGGAAGCCTGGCGTACCGCAGTTGAAAAACGCGTCTGGCGAGAAGAAAACCTGCGGGTTACGTTCAGCGGCGGTCTTGGGGAGTGGCATTTTGAACCGCTGGAGCAATTTGTCGGAAGCGTTGATAACGCCCTCTACAGCGCCAAACAGCAGGGCAAAAACCGCATTAACCGAACGTCCATCAGCTAA
- a CDS encoding PTS sugar transporter subunit IIB, which translates to MKNIVLCCAAGMSTSMLVQRMKDAAQKKGVEVTIKAVPVAEFKDNIATADIVLLGPQVKYEQAKLQAQAEPLGKKVAVIDMMDYGMMKGDAVLEKALKLLES; encoded by the coding sequence ATGAAGAACATCGTTTTATGCTGTGCAGCGGGAATGTCAACCAGCATGCTGGTTCAACGTATGAAAGACGCCGCGCAGAAAAAAGGGGTTGAAGTCACCATTAAAGCCGTTCCGGTTGCGGAGTTTAAAGACAACATCGCGACGGCCGACATCGTATTGCTGGGGCCACAGGTTAAATACGAGCAGGCGAAACTTCAGGCACAGGCCGAGCCGCTGGGTAAAAAGGTCGCGGTGATCGACATGATGGATTACGGCATGATGAAAGGCGATGCCGTACTGGAAAAAGCGCTCAAACTTCTGGAGTCATAA
- a CDS encoding PTS lactose/cellobiose transporter subunit IIA encodes MEDLETTIMELLVNAGAARSAALTALQMARKGEFDEAEKAMEESREYVKHAHTIQTQLIGFDEGTGKLPVNLITVHSQDHLMNAMVIQDLAGDMIELYRRIPLVN; translated from the coding sequence ATGGAAGACTTAGAAACCACGATAATGGAACTGCTGGTCAACGCAGGCGCGGCGCGCAGTGCGGCCCTGACGGCGTTACAGATGGCGCGTAAAGGTGAGTTTGACGAAGCAGAAAAAGCGATGGAAGAGTCGCGCGAATATGTGAAGCATGCGCACACGATCCAGACTCAGCTTATCGGTTTTGACGAAGGGACCGGGAAGCTTCCGGTTAACCTGATCACCGTCCACTCTCAGGATCACCTGATGAACGCGATGGTCATTCAGGATCTGGCGGGCGATATGATTGAGCTTTATCGTCGGATCCCGTTGGTAAACTGA
- the rpoC gene encoding DNA-directed RNA polymerase subunit beta', with amino-acid sequence MKDLLKFLKAQTKTEEFDAIKIALASPDMIRSWSFGEVKKPETINYRTFKPERDGLFCARIFGPVKDYECLCGKYKRLKHRGVICEKCGVEVTQTKVRRERMGHIELASPTAHIWFLKSLPSRIGLLLDMPLRDIERVLYFESYVVIEGGMTNLERHQILTEEQYLDALEEFGDEFDAKMGAEAIQALLKSMDLEQECEQLREELNETNSETKRKKLTKRIKLLEAFVQSGNKPEWMILTVLPVLPPDLRPLVPLDGGRFATSDLNDLYRRVINRNNRLKRLLDLAAPDIIVRNEKRMLQEAVDALLDNGRRGRAITGSNKRPLKSLADMIKGKQGRFRQNLLGKRVDYSGRSVITVGPYLRLHQCGLPKKMALELFKPFIYGKLELRGLATTIKAAKKMVEREEAVVWDILDEVIREHPVLLNRAPTLHRLGIQAFEPVLIEGKAIQLHPLVCAAYNADFDGDQMAVHVPLTLEAQLEARALMMSTNNILSPANGEPIIVPSQDVVLGLYYMTRDCVNAKGEGMVLTGPKEAERIYRAGLASLHARVKVRITEYEKDENGEFVAKTSLKDTTVGRAILWMIVPKGLPFSIVNQALGKKAISKMLNTCYRILGLKPTVIFADQTMYTGFAYAARSGASVGIDDMVIPEKKHEIISEAEAEVAEIQEQFQSGLVTAGERYNKVIDIWAAANDRVSKAMMDNLQTETVINRDGVEEQQVSFNSIYMMADSGARGSAAQIRQLAGMRGLMAKPDGSIIETPITANFREGLNVLQYFISTHGARKGLADTALKTANSGYLTRRLVDVAQDLVVTEDDCGTLEGITMTPVIEGGDVKEPLRDRVLGRVTAEDILKPGTADILVPRNTLLHEHWCDLLEANSVDSVKVRSVVSCDTDFGVCAHCYGRDLARGHIINKGEAIGVIAAQSIGEPGTQLTMRTFHIGGAASRAAAESSIQVKNKGSIKLSNAKSVVNSAGKLVVTSRNTELKLIDEFGRTKESYKVPYGAVMAKGDGEQVAGGETVANWDPHTMPVITEVSGFIRFTDMIDGQTITRQTDELTGLSSLVVLDSAERTTGGKDLRPALKIVDAQGNDVLIPGTDMPAQYFLPGKAIVQLEDGIQIGAGDALARIPQESSGTKDITGGLPRVADLFEARRPKEPAILAEISGIISFGKETKGKRRLVITPVDGSEPYEEMIPKWRQLNVFEGERVERGDVVSDGPEAPHDILRLRGVHAVTRYITNEVQDVYRLQGVKINDKHIEVIVRQMLRKATIENAGSSEFLEGEQVEYSRVKIANRDLEANGKIGATFSRDLLGITKASLATESFISAASFQETTRVLTEAAVAGKRDELRGLKENVIVGRLIPAGTGYAYHQDRMRRRAAGELPAAPQVTAEDASASLAELLNAGLGGSDNE; translated from the coding sequence GTGAAAGATTTATTAAAGTTTCTGAAAGCGCAGACTAAAACCGAAGAGTTTGATGCGATCAAAATTGCTCTGGCTTCGCCAGACATGATCCGTTCATGGTCATTCGGTGAAGTTAAAAAGCCGGAAACCATCAACTACCGTACGTTCAAACCTGAGCGTGACGGCCTTTTCTGTGCGCGTATTTTCGGGCCAGTAAAAGATTACGAGTGCCTGTGCGGTAAGTACAAGCGCCTGAAACACCGTGGTGTGATCTGTGAGAAGTGCGGCGTTGAAGTGACCCAGACCAAAGTGCGCCGTGAGCGCATGGGCCACATCGAGCTGGCGTCTCCGACCGCTCACATCTGGTTCCTGAAATCTCTGCCGTCCCGTATCGGTCTGCTGCTGGATATGCCGCTGCGCGATATCGAACGCGTTCTGTACTTCGAATCTTATGTGGTTATCGAAGGCGGGATGACGAACCTGGAACGTCATCAGATCCTGACTGAAGAGCAGTATCTGGACGCGCTGGAAGAGTTCGGTGACGAATTCGACGCGAAGATGGGTGCGGAAGCTATTCAGGCCCTGCTGAAGAGCATGGATCTGGAGCAAGAGTGCGAGCAGCTGCGTGAAGAGCTGAACGAAACCAACTCCGAAACCAAACGTAAAAAGCTGACCAAGCGTATCAAACTGCTGGAAGCGTTCGTTCAGTCTGGTAACAAACCAGAGTGGATGATCCTGACCGTTCTGCCGGTTCTGCCGCCAGATCTGCGTCCACTGGTTCCGCTGGATGGTGGTCGTTTCGCAACGTCCGATCTGAACGATCTGTATCGTCGCGTTATTAACCGTAACAACCGTCTGAAACGTCTGCTGGATCTGGCTGCGCCGGACATCATCGTACGCAACGAAAAACGTATGCTGCAGGAAGCGGTAGATGCCCTGCTGGATAACGGTCGTCGCGGTCGTGCGATCACCGGTTCTAACAAACGTCCTCTGAAATCTTTGGCCGACATGATCAAAGGTAAACAGGGTCGTTTCCGTCAGAACCTGCTCGGTAAGCGTGTTGACTACTCCGGTCGTTCTGTAATCACCGTAGGTCCATACCTGCGTCTGCATCAGTGCGGTCTGCCGAAGAAAATGGCACTGGAGCTGTTCAAACCGTTCATCTACGGCAAACTGGAACTGCGTGGCCTGGCCACCACCATCAAAGCCGCTAAGAAAATGGTTGAGCGTGAAGAAGCTGTCGTTTGGGATATCCTGGACGAAGTTATCCGCGAACACCCGGTACTGCTGAACCGTGCACCAACCCTGCACCGTTTGGGTATCCAGGCATTTGAGCCAGTCCTGATCGAAGGTAAAGCTATCCAGCTGCACCCGCTGGTTTGTGCGGCATATAACGCCGACTTCGATGGTGACCAGATGGCTGTTCACGTACCGCTGACGCTGGAAGCCCAGCTCGAAGCGCGTGCGCTGATGATGTCTACCAACAACATCCTGTCCCCAGCGAACGGTGAACCTATCATCGTTCCTTCTCAGGACGTTGTATTGGGTCTGTACTACATGACCCGTGACTGTGTTAACGCCAAAGGCGAAGGCATGGTGCTGACTGGCCCGAAAGAAGCTGAGCGTATTTATCGCGCTGGCCTGGCCTCTCTGCATGCGCGCGTTAAAGTGCGTATCACCGAATACGAAAAAGATGAAAACGGCGAATTCGTTGCGAAAACCAGCCTGAAAGACACGACCGTTGGCCGTGCCATTCTGTGGATGATCGTACCGAAAGGTCTGCCTTTCTCCATCGTCAACCAGGCGCTGGGCAAGAAAGCGATCTCCAAAATGCTGAACACCTGTTACCGCATTCTGGGTCTGAAGCCGACCGTTATCTTCGCTGACCAGACAATGTATACCGGCTTTGCTTATGCAGCGCGTTCAGGTGCATCTGTTGGTATTGATGACATGGTCATCCCAGAGAAGAAACACGAGATCATCTCTGAAGCGGAAGCCGAAGTTGCTGAGATCCAGGAGCAGTTCCAGTCTGGTCTGGTTACCGCGGGCGAACGCTATAACAAAGTTATCGATATCTGGGCAGCGGCGAACGATCGTGTATCCAAAGCGATGATGGATAACCTGCAGACCGAAACCGTGATTAACCGTGACGGCGTAGAAGAGCAGCAGGTTTCCTTCAACAGCATCTACATGATGGCCGACTCCGGTGCGCGTGGTTCCGCAGCACAGATTCGTCAGCTGGCAGGTATGCGTGGTCTGATGGCGAAGCCAGATGGCTCCATCATCGAAACGCCAATCACCGCGAACTTCCGTGAAGGTCTGAACGTACTCCAGTACTTCATCTCCACGCACGGTGCTCGTAAAGGTCTGGCGGATACCGCACTGAAAACTGCGAACTCCGGTTATCTGACGCGTCGTCTGGTTGACGTTGCGCAGGATCTGGTTGTGACCGAAGACGATTGTGGCACCCTCGAAGGTATCACCATGACCCCGGTTATCGAGGGTGGTGATGTTAAAGAGCCACTGCGCGATCGCGTTCTGGGTCGTGTAACTGCGGAAGACATTCTGAAGCCGGGTACTGCAGACATTCTGGTTCCACGCAACACGCTGCTGCACGAGCACTGGTGTGACCTGCTGGAAGCGAACTCTGTTGACTCCGTGAAAGTACGTTCCGTTGTATCTTGTGACACCGACTTTGGTGTATGTGCGCACTGCTACGGTCGTGACCTGGCGCGTGGCCACATCATCAACAAAGGTGAAGCAATCGGCGTTATCGCGGCACAGTCCATCGGTGAGCCGGGTACACAGCTGACGATGCGTACGTTCCACATCGGTGGTGCGGCATCTCGTGCGGCTGCTGAATCCAGCATCCAGGTGAAAAACAAAGGTAGCATCAAGCTCAGCAACGCGAAGTCTGTTGTTAACTCCGCTGGCAAGCTGGTTGTGACCTCTCGTAACACCGAGCTGAAGCTGATCGACGAATTCGGTCGTACCAAAGAGAGCTATAAAGTGCCTTACGGTGCGGTTATGGCGAAAGGTGATGGCGAGCAGGTTGCCGGCGGTGAAACCGTTGCAAACTGGGATCCACACACCATGCCGGTTATCACCGAAGTAAGTGGTTTCATCCGCTTCACTGACATGATCGACGGCCAGACCATTACTCGTCAGACTGACGAGCTGACCGGTCTGTCTTCTCTGGTGGTTCTGGATTCTGCTGAACGTACTACCGGTGGTAAAGATCTGCGTCCTGCACTGAAAATCGTTGATGCTCAGGGTAACGACGTTCTGATCCCGGGTACCGACATGCCTGCGCAGTACTTCCTGCCGGGTAAAGCGATCGTTCAGCTGGAAGATGGCATTCAGATCGGTGCGGGTGATGCTCTGGCGCGTATTCCACAGGAATCCAGCGGTACCAAGGACATCACCGGTGGTCTGCCACGCGTTGCGGACCTGTTCGAAGCACGTCGTCCGAAAGAGCCTGCAATCCTGGCTGAAATCAGCGGTATCATCTCCTTCGGTAAAGAGACCAAAGGGAAACGCCGTCTGGTTATCACTCCAGTAGATGGCAGCGAACCGTACGAAGAGATGATTCCTAAGTGGCGTCAGCTCAACGTGTTCGAAGGTGAACGTGTAGAACGCGGTGACGTGGTTTCCGATGGTCCAGAAGCACCGCACGACATTCTGCGTCTTCGTGGCGTACACGCGGTAACGCGTTACATCACCAACGAAGTGCAGGACGTTTACCGTCTGCAGGGCGTTAAGATTAACGATAAGCACATCGAAGTTATCGTTCGTCAGATGCTGCGTAAAGCAACCATCGAAAACGCAGGCAGCTCCGAGTTCCTGGAAGGCGAGCAGGTTGAATACTCACGCGTCAAGATTGCTAACCGCGATCTGGAAGCGAACGGCAAAATCGGTGCGACCTTCTCGCGCGATCTGCTGGGTATCACCAAAGCGTCTCTGGCAACCGAGTCCTTCATCTCTGCAGCATCGTTCCAGGAAACGACTCGTGTCCTGACCGAAGCCGCTGTTGCTGGTAAGCGTGATGAACTGCGCGGTCTGAAAGAGAACGTCATCGTGGGTCGTCTGATCCCAGCTGGTACCGGTTATGCGTACCATCAGGATCGTATGCGTCGTCGTGCTGCGGGCGAACTGCCAGCTGCACCGCAGGTGACTGCTGAAGATGCATCCGCGAGCCTGGCAGAACTGCTGAACGCAGGTCTGGGCGGTTCCGACAACGAGTAA
- the rpoB gene encoding DNA-directed RNA polymerase subunit beta: MVYSYTEKKRIRKDFGKRPQVLDIPYLLSIQLDSFQKFIEQDPEGQYGLEAAFRSVFPIQSYSGNSELQYVSYRLGEPVFDVQECQIRGVTYSAPLRVKLRLVIYEREAPEGTVKDIKEQEVYMGEIPLMTDNGTFVINGTERVIVSQLHRSPGVFFDSDKGKTHSSGKVLYNARIIPYRGSWLDFEFDPKDNLFVRIDRRRKLPATIILRALQYTTEQILDLFFEKVIFEIRDNKLQMELVPERLRGETASFDIEADGKVYVEKGRRITARHIRQLEKDDIKLIEVPVEYIAGKVAAKDYVDESTGELICPANMELSLDLLAKLSQSGHKRIETLFTNDLDHGAYISETIRVDPTTDRLSALVEIYRMMRPGEPPTREAAESLFENLFFSEDRYDLSAVGRMKFNRSLLRDEIEGSGILSKDDIIEVMKKLIDIRNGKGEVDDIDHLGNRRIRSVGEMAENQFRVGLVRVERAVKERLSLGDLDTLMPQDMINAKPISAAVKEFFGSSQLSQFMDQNNPLSEITHKRRISALGPGGLTRERAGFEVRDVHPTHYGRVCPIETPEGPNIGLINSLSVYAQTNEYGFLETPYRKVTDGVVTDEIHYLSAIEEGNYVIAQANSNLDDEGHFVEDLVTCRSKGESSLFSRDQVDYMDVSTQQVVSVGASLIPFLEHDDANRALMGANMQRQAVPTLRADKPLVGTGMERAVAVDSGVTAVAKRGGTVQYVDASRIVIKVNEDEMYPGEAGIDIYNLTKYTRSNQNTCINQMPCVSLGEPVERGDVLADGPSTDLGELALGQNMRVAFMPWNGYNFEDSILVSERVVQEDRFTTIHIQELACVSRDTKLGPEEITADIPNVGEAALSKLDESGIVYIGAEVTGGDILVGKVTPKGETQLTPEEKLLRAIFGEKASDVKDSSLRVPNGVSGTVIDVQVFTRDGVEKDKRALEIEEMQLKQAKKDLSEELQILEAGLFSRIYAVLVAGGVEAEKLDKLPRDRWLELGLTDEEKQNQLEQLAEQYDELKHEFEKKLEAKRRKITQGDDLAPGVLKIVKVYLAVKRQIQPGDKMAGRHGNKGVISKINPIEDMPHDANGTPVDIVLNPLGVPSRMNIGQILETHLGMAAKGIGDKINAMLKQQEEVAKLREFIQRAYDLGTDVRQKVDLNTFSDEEVLRLAENLKKGMPIATPVFDGAKEAEIKELLQLGGLPTSGQITLFDGRTGEQFERPVTVGYMYMLKLNHLVDDKMHARSTGSYSLVTQQPLGGKAQFGGQRFGEMEVWALEAYGAAYTLQEMLTVKSDDVNGRTKMYKNIVDGNHQMEPGMPESFNVLLKEIRSLGINIELEDE, from the coding sequence ATGGTTTACTCCTATACCGAGAAAAAACGTATTCGTAAGGATTTTGGTAAACGTCCACAAGTTCTGGACATTCCATATCTCCTTTCTATCCAGCTTGACTCGTTCCAGAAGTTTATCGAGCAAGATCCTGAAGGGCAGTACGGTCTGGAAGCAGCCTTCCGCTCCGTGTTCCCGATTCAGAGCTACAGCGGTAACTCCGAGCTGCAGTACGTCAGCTACCGCCTTGGCGAACCGGTGTTTGACGTTCAGGAATGTCAGATCCGTGGCGTGACCTATTCCGCACCGCTGCGCGTAAAACTGCGTCTGGTGATCTACGAGCGCGAAGCGCCGGAAGGCACCGTAAAAGACATTAAAGAACAAGAAGTCTACATGGGTGAAATTCCACTCATGACAGACAACGGTACTTTCGTTATCAACGGTACTGAGCGTGTTATCGTTTCCCAGCTGCACCGTAGCCCGGGCGTCTTCTTCGACAGCGATAAAGGTAAAACACACTCTTCCGGTAAAGTACTGTATAACGCACGCATCATTCCTTACCGTGGTTCATGGCTGGACTTCGAGTTCGATCCGAAAGACAACCTGTTTGTCCGTATCGACCGTCGTCGTAAGCTGCCTGCAACCATCATTCTGCGTGCGCTGCAATACACCACTGAACAGATCCTGGACCTGTTCTTTGAGAAAGTGATCTTTGAAATCCGCGACAACAAGCTGCAGATGGAGCTGGTGCCGGAACGTCTGCGTGGTGAGACCGCGTCGTTCGACATCGAAGCCGACGGCAAAGTGTATGTGGAAAAAGGTCGCCGTATCACCGCGCGCCACATTCGCCAGCTGGAAAAAGATGATATCAAACTCATCGAAGTTCCGGTTGAGTACATTGCAGGAAAAGTAGCCGCGAAAGATTACGTTGATGAATCAACGGGTGAGCTGATCTGCCCAGCGAACATGGAGCTGAGCCTGGATCTGCTGGCTAAGCTGAGCCAGTCTGGCCACAAACGTATCGAAACGCTGTTCACCAACGATCTGGACCACGGTGCGTATATCTCTGAGACTATTCGCGTCGACCCAACCACCGATCGTCTGAGCGCGCTGGTAGAAATCTACCGCATGATGCGCCCTGGTGAGCCACCAACTCGCGAAGCGGCGGAAAGCCTGTTCGAGAACCTGTTCTTCTCCGAAGACCGCTACGATCTGTCCGCGGTTGGTCGTATGAAGTTCAACCGTTCTCTGCTGCGCGACGAAATCGAAGGTTCCGGTATCCTGAGCAAAGACGACATCATCGAAGTGATGAAGAAGCTCATCGATATCCGTAACGGTAAAGGCGAAGTGGACGATATCGACCACCTCGGCAACCGTCGTATCCGTTCCGTAGGCGAAATGGCGGAAAACCAATTCCGCGTTGGCCTGGTACGTGTAGAGCGTGCGGTGAAAGAGCGTCTGTCTCTGGGCGATCTGGATACCCTGATGCCTCAGGATATGATCAACGCCAAGCCGATTTCTGCAGCAGTGAAAGAGTTCTTCGGTTCAAGCCAGCTGTCTCAGTTCATGGACCAGAACAACCCGCTGTCTGAGATTACGCACAAACGTCGTATCTCTGCACTCGGCCCAGGCGGTCTGACCCGTGAACGCGCAGGCTTTGAAGTTCGAGACGTACACCCGACGCACTACGGTCGCGTATGTCCAATCGAAACGCCTGAAGGTCCAAACATCGGTCTGATCAACTCCCTGTCCGTGTACGCACAGACTAACGAATACGGTTTCCTCGAGACTCCGTACCGTAAAGTGACTGACGGTGTTGTAACCGACGAAATTCACTACCTGTCTGCTATCGAAGAAGGCAACTACGTTATCGCTCAGGCGAACTCCAACCTGGATGACGAAGGCCACTTTGTAGAAGATCTGGTAACCTGCCGTAGCAAAGGCGAATCCAGCTTGTTCAGCCGCGACCAGGTTGACTACATGGACGTATCCACCCAGCAGGTGGTATCCGTCGGTGCGTCCCTGATCCCGTTCCTTGAACACGATGACGCCAACCGTGCATTGATGGGTGCGAACATGCAACGTCAGGCCGTTCCAACTCTGCGCGCTGATAAGCCGCTGGTTGGTACCGGTATGGAACGTGCTGTTGCCGTTGACTCCGGTGTTACTGCGGTTGCTAAACGTGGCGGTACTGTTCAGTACGTCGACGCATCCCGTATCGTTATCAAAGTTAACGAAGACGAGATGTATCCGGGCGAAGCAGGTATCGACATTTATAACCTGACCAAATACACCCGTTCTAACCAGAACACCTGTATCAACCAGATGCCTTGCGTATCTCTGGGTGAGCCAGTTGAGCGCGGCGACGTGCTGGCAGACGGTCCGTCCACCGACCTCGGTGAACTGGCGCTCGGTCAGAACATGCGCGTAGCGTTCATGCCGTGGAACGGTTACAACTTCGAAGACTCCATCCTCGTCTCCGAGCGTGTGGTTCAGGAAGATCGTTTCACCACCATCCACATTCAGGAACTGGCATGTGTGTCCCGTGACACCAAGCTGGGGCCAGAAGAGATCACCGCTGACATCCCTAACGTGGGTGAAGCTGCGCTCTCCAAACTGGATGAATCCGGTATCGTTTACATCGGTGCGGAAGTGACCGGCGGCGACATTCTGGTTGGTAAGGTTACGCCGAAAGGTGAAACCCAGCTGACGCCAGAAGAGAAACTGCTGCGTGCAATCTTCGGTGAGAAAGCGTCTGACGTTAAAGACTCTTCTCTGCGCGTACCAAACGGTGTTTCCGGTACGGTTATCGACGTTCAGGTCTTCACCCGTGACGGCGTTGAAAAAGATAAGCGTGCGCTGGAAATCGAAGAGATGCAGCTCAAACAGGCTAAGAAAGACCTGTCTGAAGAACTGCAGATCCTCGAAGCGGGTCTGTTCAGCCGTATCTATGCGGTGCTGGTTGCCGGTGGCGTTGAAGCTGAGAAGCTCGACAAACTGCCACGCGATCGCTGGCTGGAACTGGGCCTGACCGACGAAGAGAAACAAAATCAGCTGGAACAGCTGGCTGAGCAGTATGACGAACTGAAACACGAGTTCGAGAAAAAACTCGAAGCGAAACGCCGTAAAATCACTCAGGGCGACGATCTGGCACCAGGCGTGCTGAAGATTGTTAAGGTGTATCTGGCCGTTAAACGTCAGATCCAGCCTGGTGATAAGATGGCAGGTCGTCACGGTAACAAGGGTGTTATCTCTAAGATCAACCCGATCGAAGATATGCCGCACGATGCTAACGGTACGCCGGTAGATATCGTACTGAACCCGCTGGGCGTACCGTCTCGTATGAACATCGGTCAGATCCTGGAAACCCACCTGGGTATGGCTGCGAAAGGTATCGGCGACAAGATCAACGCCATGCTGAAGCAGCAGGAAGAAGTCGCGAAACTGCGCGAATTCATCCAGCGTGCCTACGATCTGGGTACCGACGTTCGTCAGAAAGTCGACCTGAATACCTTCAGTGATGAAGAAGTGCTGCGCCTGGCTGAGAACCTGAAAAAAGGTATGCCAATCGCAACGCCAGTCTTCGATGGTGCGAAAGAAGCTGAAATTAAAGAGCTGCTGCAACTGGGTGGTCTGCCAACGTCTGGTCAGATTACGCTGTTTGACGGCCGTACCGGTGAACAGTTCGAGCGTCCGGTAACCGTAGGTTACATGTACATGCTGAAACTGAACCACCTGGTCGACGACAAGATGCACGCTCGTTCTACCGGCTCTTACAGCCTGGTTACTCAGCAGCCGCTGGGTGGTAAGGCACAGTTCGGTGGTCAGCGCTTCGGGGAGATGGAAGTGTGGGCGCTGGAAGCATACGGCGCGGCATACACCCTGCAGGAAATGCTCACCGTTAAGTCTGATGACGTGAACGGTCGTACCAAGATGTATAAAAACATCGTGGACGGCAACCATCAGATGGAGCCGGGCATGCCAGAATCCTTCAACGTACTGTTGAAAGAGATTCGTTCGCTGGGTATCAACATCGAACTGGAAGACGAGTAA
- the rplL gene encoding 50S ribosomal protein L7/L12, with protein sequence MSITKDQIIEAVAAMSVMDVVELISAMEEKFGVSAAAAVAVAAGPAEAAEEKTEFDVILKAAGANKVAVIKAVRGATGLGLKEAKDLVESAPAALKEGVSKDDAEALKKSLEEAGAEVEVK encoded by the coding sequence ATGTCTATCACTAAAGATCAAATCATTGAAGCAGTTGCAGCTATGTCCGTAATGGACGTTGTAGAACTGATTTCTGCAATGGAAGAAAAATTCGGTGTTTCTGCTGCTGCTGCTGTAGCTGTAGCTGCGGGCCCGGCTGAAGCTGCTGAAGAAAAAACTGAATTCGACGTAATTCTGAAAGCTGCTGGCGCTAACAAAGTTGCTGTTATCAAAGCAGTACGTGGCGCAACTGGCCTGGGTCTGAAAGAAGCTAAAGACCTGGTAGAATCTGCTCCAGCTGCGCTGAAAGAAGGCGTGAGCAAAGACGACGCAGAAGCACTGAAAAAATCTCTGGAAGAAGCTGGCGCTGAAGTTGAAGTTAAATAA